The Triticum aestivum cultivar Chinese Spring chromosome 3A, IWGSC CS RefSeq v2.1, whole genome shotgun sequence genome includes a region encoding these proteins:
- the LOC123061143 gene encoding kelch domain-containing protein 2 has product MERRRKAMWLYPKVVGFNPPERWGHSACFFEGVIYVFGGCCGGLHFSDVLTLNLDTMAWSSLATKGQRPGTRDSHGAALIGHRMLVFGGTNGNKKVNDLHVLDLRTKEWSRPPCKGTPPSPRESHTVTTAAGGDKLVVFGGSGEGEGNYLNDVHVLDLPTMTWTSPRVTGEVVPAPRDSHGAVTVGNRLFVYGGDCGDRYLGEVDVLDMDTMAWSRFSVKGASPGVRAGHAALGIGSKIYVIGGVGDKQYYSDAWILDVVDRSWTQLETCGQQPQGRFSHSAVIMNTDIAIYGGCGEDERPLNELLVLQLGSGHPNGRYNISMCKILSNHWSQEKRKLLRAQHHKDASPSNRELGHKPGEAEIEQIRNPFLRGLENGHVKRRKTGDAGPNEMELEQEEHSLSLSQHSSPSQSEKDQEQNGAQMISGGLISSAMQPLVRLNANGSRRTSGGIKTDQFVRGIAPQQRHEMQFLTAEAKQQHRPSGPPLIGAEVHGTVDGAFDSGYLVTAVVSGQLFRGVLFAPGPGVTAPRPVMQHQILNSSAIPPQHQHAFPVHARPLPQATGFVRPDYSHHARRGFPARLVKSEPERSGSDLHHVVLTLGGPGGGN; this is encoded by the exons atggagaggaggaggaaggcaaTGTGGCTGTACCCGAAGGTGGTCGGCTTCAACCCTCCCGAGAGATGGGGGCACTCCGCCTGCTTCTTCGAGGGAGTCATTTACGTCTTCggg GGATGCTGCGGCGGCCTGCATTTCAGCGACGTGCTCACCCTCAACCTGGACACAATGGCGTGGAGCTCCCTGGCGACCAAGGGGCAGAGGCCCGGGACACGGGACAGCCACGGCGCCGCGCTCATCGGCCACCGGATGCTCGTCTTCGGCGGCACCAACGGCAACAAGAAGGTGAACGACCTTCACGTGCTGGACCTACGCACCAAGGAGTGGAGCAGGCCTCCCTGCAAGGGGACCCCGCCCTCGCCAAGGGAGAGCCACACCGTCaccacggcggccggcggcgacaaGCTGGTGGTCTTCGGCGGGAGCGGGGAAGGGGAGGGGAACTACCTCAACGACGTGCACGTGCTGGACCTGCCCACCATGACGTGGACGTCGCCACGGGTCACCGGCGAGGTCGTCCCCGCGCCCAGGGACAGCCACGGCGCCGTCACGGTCGGCAACAGGCTCTTCGTCTACGGAGGGGACTGCGGAGACCGCTACCTCGGCGAGGTGGACGTGCTCGACATGGACACCATGGCATGGTCAAGG TTTTCAGTAAAAGGAGCCTCACCTGGTGTCCGGGCAGGTCATGCAGCCCTTGGCATTGGATCTAAG ATCTATGTAATTGGAGGAGTTGGTGATAAGCAATACTACAGTGATGCATGGATTCTTGATGTGGTTGATCGGTCTTGGACTCAACTTGAGACGTGCGGGCAGCAACCCCAGGGCCGGTTTTCTCATTCAGCAGTCATCATGAATACTGATATTGCAATCTATGGAGG ATGCGGTGAAGATGAACGGCCCCTGAATGAGCTACTCGTTCTGCAATTAGGCTCTGGGCATCCAAATGGCCGATACAACATCTCCATGTGCAAGATTTTGAGCAACCACTGGAGTCAGGAGAAGCGCAAGCTGTTGAGAGCACAACAC CACAAGGATGCAAGCCCAAGCAACCGGGAACTCGGTCATAAACCTGGAGAAGCAGAAATTGAGCAAATTAGAAACCCTTTCCTCCGTGGTCTAG AAAATGGGCATGTGAAAAGAAGAAAAACTGGAGATGCTGGTCCAAATGAGAtggagttggagcaggaggagcacTCACTATCGCTGTCCCAGCATTCGTCCCCTTCCCAGTCCGAAAAAGATCAGGAGCAGAATGGAGCTCAGATGATTTCAGGCGGGTTAATCTCATCAGCAATGCAACCGTTGGTTCGTCTTAACGCCAACGGTTCTCGAAGGACTAGCGGAGGCATCAAGACTGACCAGTTTGTCCGCGGCATTGCACCGCAGCAACGACACGAAATGCAGTTCCTAACAGCTGAAGCTAAGCAGCAGCACAGGCCATCCGGCCCACCTCTT ATTGGAGCTGAGGTTCATGGGACGGTTGATGGAGCTTTCGACTCGGGGTATCTGGTCACAGCCGTCGTCAGTGGGCAGCTTTTCAGAGGCGTTCTGTTCGCTCCT GGACCCGGAGTAACAGCGCCAAGACCTGTAATGCAGCATCAGATTCTCAATAGCTCGGCGATTCCTCCCCAGCACCAGCACGCCTTCCCGGTTCACGCCCGACCGCTGCCGCAGGCCACAGGCTTTGTACGGCCTGACTACAGTCACCATGCTCGGCGTGGGTTCCCGGCCAGACTTGTCAAGTCCGAGCCGGAGAGGAGCGGCAGTGACCTTCACCATGTTGTGCTCACGCTCGGAGGCCCAGGAGGGGGCAACTGA